From a region of the Enterobacter cancerogenus genome:
- a CDS encoding tyrosine-type recombinase/integrase — MPRIRKNPDDNWMPPRVRRGKSAYEFRTPDGRTVRLCNHDLTKSQVWAAYENFINDIKVGSNFHALCEEFFNSGDFHELATETRKDYRKYGSKVNVVFGKMKPENIKPEHIRKYMDKRGVKSRVQANREKAFMSRVFRWAYERGKVKMNPCQGVKQFKEQARTRYVTDKEYDALFSVSSVPVKIAMELAYLCCARQGDILDLKKSQILDEGILIQQSKTAVSQIKAWTVRLANAITLADSLPLASGMVSLYVIHQQSGSRYTRDAFNSQWMKAKKLAAEKFSELEFNFTFHDLKAKGISDLEGTLHEKQEISGHKNASQTARYNRKISVVPVVGGQ, encoded by the coding sequence ATGCCCAGAATCCGCAAAAACCCAGATGATAACTGGATGCCGCCCCGCGTTCGCCGGGGCAAGTCAGCCTATGAGTTCAGAACGCCTGACGGAAGAACAGTAAGATTGTGCAACCACGATCTCACTAAGTCTCAGGTATGGGCAGCCTATGAAAACTTCATCAACGATATCAAGGTTGGTTCCAACTTCCACGCACTTTGCGAAGAGTTTTTTAACTCTGGTGACTTTCATGAACTGGCAACAGAAACCAGAAAGGATTACCGGAAATATGGTTCGAAGGTAAATGTTGTTTTCGGAAAGATGAAACCAGAAAATATCAAGCCGGAGCACATCAGAAAGTATATGGATAAGAGAGGAGTTAAGAGCAGGGTTCAGGCGAACCGAGAGAAAGCGTTTATGTCGAGAGTGTTCAGGTGGGCATATGAGCGTGGCAAAGTGAAGATGAATCCATGCCAGGGTGTGAAGCAGTTTAAGGAGCAGGCGCGCACACGTTACGTCACGGACAAAGAATATGATGCACTATTCAGCGTTTCTTCGGTACCGGTGAAGATTGCTATGGAATTGGCCTATTTATGCTGTGCACGTCAGGGTGACATCCTGGATCTTAAAAAGAGTCAAATTCTTGATGAAGGTATTCTAATTCAGCAAAGCAAGACGGCAGTTAGTCAAATTAAAGCGTGGACAGTACGCCTGGCAAATGCGATCACCCTGGCTGATTCCCTTCCGTTAGCTAGCGGCATGGTAAGCCTGTACGTGATCCACCAGCAGTCAGGTTCTCGTTACACACGAGATGCATTTAACTCTCAGTGGATGAAGGCGAAAAAGTTAGCTGCAGAAAAATTTTCTGAGCTCGAATTTAACTTCACGTTCCATGATCTGAAAGCTAAAGGGATATCTGATCTGGAAGGAACGCTGCATGAGAAACAGGAAATTTCAGGCCACAAAAATGCTTCGCAGACTGCAAGATATAACCGCAAAATATCTGTAGTGCCGGTGGTTGGAGGGCAGTAA
- a CDS encoding DUF551 domain-containing protein: MTLTKEWLRKTIAELEEERDAVPGAVNEDAAKALAAMKLALASLEAEPAIHRWRRVTVEPYGPYPWHYGNFIGFSKPVEGIEDEYYYSATPAPVSVKDHQIRELVNELRDIAVEYHGTQQLRERIARTVRAAMLQGADGNSPVMPDGWVACSERMPDKGQNVLISVNFDSPLIEPLICSARYTGSTFRRGDVTVKPGEGVEEVTHWMPLPAAPQQEVKNG, translated from the coding sequence ATGACATTAACCAAAGAATGGCTTCGGAAGACAATCGCGGAGCTTGAAGAAGAGCGCGATGCTGTGCCAGGCGCAGTAAACGAAGACGCGGCCAAGGCGCTCGCTGCGATGAAGCTGGCGCTGGCATCGCTCGAAGCTGAGCCTGCCATTCACCGCTGGCGTCGGGTGACCGTTGAGCCATACGGCCCTTATCCTTGGCATTACGGTAATTTTATCGGCTTCTCAAAACCCGTTGAGGGAATTGAGGACGAGTATTATTACTCCGCCACGCCAGCGCCGGTATCTGTGAAAGACCACCAGATTCGTGAGCTGGTAAATGAGCTGCGCGACATCGCTGTTGAGTACCACGGCACGCAGCAGCTGCGCGAACGCATTGCCAGAACCGTCCGCGCCGCCATGCTTCAGGGTGCAGATGGCAACTCTCCGGTGATGCCGGATGGTTGGGTAGCTTGCAGTGAGCGGATGCCAGATAAAGGCCAGAATGTGCTTATATCTGTGAACTTTGATAGCCCGCTGATTGAACCTTTAATCTGTTCAGCTCGCTATACAGGTAGTACGTTTCGAAGAGGTGACGTAACAGTTAAGCCAGGAGAGGGAGTTGAAGAGGTAACCCACTGGATGCCACTGCCAGCAGCACCGCAGCAGGAGGTGAAGAATGGCTAA
- a CDS encoding ASCH domain-containing protein: MANLQLAVNGEYFDQMKSGEKTEEYRLVNPYWCRRLSHGHNQQLPRRFDRLIITRGYPKRGDASKRIDIPYDGYEVKVITHPHFGPDPVKVFAIRVNIHA, encoded by the coding sequence ATGGCTAACCTGCAACTGGCTGTTAACGGTGAATACTTCGACCAGATGAAGTCTGGTGAGAAAACCGAAGAGTACCGACTGGTAAATCCGTACTGGTGCCGCAGGCTATCGCATGGCCATAACCAGCAATTACCGCGGCGCTTTGACCGCCTGATTATTACCCGCGGCTATCCAAAACGCGGGGACGCGAGCAAGCGCATCGACATCCCGTATGACGGTTACGAGGTGAAGGTGATAACACATCCGCACTTCGGCCCCGACCCGGTGAAGGTCTTTGCCATCAGGGTGAACATCCATGCCTAA
- the uvrC gene encoding excinuclease ABC subunit UvrC, giving the protein MNEAFDSKSFLKTVTSQPGVYRMYDAGGTVIYVGKAKDLKKRLSSYFRSNLASRKTEALVALIHNIDVTVTHTETEALLLEHNYIKLYQPRYNVLLRDDKSYPFIFLSGDTHPRLAMHRGAKHAKGEYFGPFPNGYAVRETLALLQKIFPIRQCENSVYRNRSRPCLQYQIGRCLGPCVEGLVSEEEYAQQVEYVRLFLAGKDDQVLTQLIARMEKASGALEFEEAGRIRDQIQAVRRVTEKQFVSNTGDDLDVIGVAYDAGLACVHVLFIRQGKVLGSRSYFPKVPGGTEMGEVVETFVGQFYLQGSQMRTLPSEILLDFNLDDKTLLSESLSSLAGRRVNVQTRPRGDRARYLKLARTNAATALTTKLSQQSTVHQRLTALATQLKLPEIKRMECFDISHTMGEQTVASCVVFDANGPLRAEYRRYNITGITPGDDYAAMNQVLRRRYGKAIEESKIPDVILIDGGKGQLGQAKAVFESLDVEWDKNHPLLLGVAKGADRKAGLETLFFEPEGEGFSLPPDSPALHVIQHIRDESHDHAISGHRKKRAKVKNTSTLETIEGVGPKRRQMLLKYMGGLQGLLNASMEEIAKVPGISQGLAEKIYYSLKH; this is encoded by the coding sequence GTGAATGAAGCGTTCGATTCAAAATCATTTCTAAAAACCGTTACGAGCCAGCCTGGCGTCTATCGTATGTATGACGCTGGCGGCACGGTTATCTATGTGGGTAAGGCAAAAGACCTCAAAAAACGCCTTTCCAGCTACTTTCGAAGCAATCTTGCCTCCCGTAAGACCGAAGCGCTGGTCGCATTAATACACAATATTGATGTCACCGTGACCCATACGGAGACCGAAGCGCTGCTGCTTGAACACAACTACATTAAGCTTTATCAGCCGCGCTATAACGTCCTGCTGCGCGATGATAAGTCCTATCCGTTTATCTTCCTGAGCGGAGACACTCACCCACGTCTGGCGATGCACCGTGGTGCCAAACATGCGAAGGGTGAATATTTTGGGCCATTCCCTAACGGCTATGCGGTGCGCGAAACGCTGGCACTGCTGCAAAAAATCTTCCCTATCCGCCAGTGTGAGAACAGCGTCTACCGTAACCGTTCGCGCCCGTGCCTGCAGTACCAGATTGGTCGCTGCCTGGGGCCGTGCGTTGAGGGGCTGGTCAGTGAAGAAGAGTATGCCCAGCAGGTTGAATACGTACGTCTGTTTTTAGCCGGGAAGGACGATCAGGTTCTGACGCAGCTTATTGCGCGCATGGAAAAAGCCAGCGGCGCGCTGGAGTTTGAAGAGGCGGGGCGCATCCGCGATCAAATTCAGGCCGTTCGCCGCGTCACCGAGAAACAGTTTGTCTCCAACACCGGTGACGATCTCGACGTGATTGGCGTTGCTTATGATGCCGGTCTGGCCTGCGTGCATGTGCTCTTTATTCGTCAGGGTAAAGTGCTGGGCAGCCGAAGCTATTTCCCGAAGGTACCGGGCGGTACAGAGATGGGGGAAGTGGTCGAAACGTTTGTTGGTCAGTTCTACCTGCAGGGAAGTCAGATGCGAACGCTGCCCTCGGAGATCCTGCTCGACTTTAACCTGGACGATAAAACGCTGCTCTCAGAGTCGCTTTCCAGTCTCGCCGGACGTCGGGTTAACGTTCAGACCAGGCCGCGCGGCGACCGTGCGCGTTATCTGAAGCTCGCCCGAACCAATGCGGCCACCGCCCTGACGACCAAACTTTCTCAGCAGTCGACGGTTCATCAGCGTTTAACCGCGCTGGCGACGCAGTTGAAGCTGCCGGAAATCAAACGTATGGAGTGCTTCGACATCAGTCATACGATGGGTGAACAGACGGTCGCCTCCTGCGTAGTATTCGATGCTAATGGTCCGCTGCGGGCAGAGTATCGCCGCTATAATATCACCGGGATCACCCCGGGCGATGACTATGCGGCGATGAACCAGGTACTGCGTCGGCGCTACGGCAAAGCCATCGAAGAGAGCAAAATCCCGGACGTTATTCTGATCGACGGCGGGAAAGGGCAGCTCGGCCAGGCGAAGGCGGTATTTGAATCGCTCGATGTGGAGTGGGACAAAAACCATCCGCTGCTGTTGGGCGTGGCGAAAGGGGCGGACCGCAAAGCCGGGCTGGAGACGCTGTTCTTTGAGCCAGAAGGTGAAGGTTTCAGCCTGCCGCCGGATTCCCCTGCGCTGCACGTGATCCAGCATATCCGCGATGAATCACACGATCACGCGATCAGCGGGCACCGTAAGAAAAGAGCGAAGGTTAAAAACACCAGTACCCTTGAAACCATTGAGGGCGTTGGGCCAAAGCGTCGCCAGATGCTGCTGAAGTATATGGGCGGATTGCAAGGATTACTCAATGCCAGCATGGAAGAAATTGCAAAAGTGCCGGGTATTTCGCAAGGGCTGGCAGAAAAGATCTACTACTCGTTGAAACATTGA
- a CDS encoding DUF4224 domain-containing protein, protein MSGQSQRFLTPDDLYQLTGYRRPSLQCRALKESGVFFVPRKDGRPGTTWDHVTNPAGLKLVVNNPEEEEPNFKDM, encoded by the coding sequence ATGAGCGGACAAAGCCAACGTTTTCTTACCCCTGATGACCTCTATCAGCTTACTGGTTATCGTCGCCCTTCCCTTCAGTGCCGAGCGCTGAAAGAAAGTGGTGTATTTTTCGTGCCACGTAAAGACGGCAGGCCAGGCACCACATGGGATCATGTAACCAACCCTGCAGGCCTCAAGCTGGTAGTAAACAATCCAGAGGAAGAAGAACCAAACTTTAAGGACATGTAA
- a CDS encoding chromosome partitioning protein ParB yields MANSFKQMTKAGVIKRTDTGMFIALSDIHVREGFNKREDDERTRQADNDLFNYLMNGGSVPPIEVIARDEGGVWVVEGHRRRRCYARCAEAGKPVDRIHIMPFNGNDVQRLARIMTSNNQLPLSDMEQAAVIQELHNAFNQTTSEIAKLVNKSVATVEKLLLLSTANHDVQQEVKSGAVSVDVAVDRVMEYGEQAGKVLQHDKAVAAAQGKTKVTRSSIAPELSVKNARRFVELMAQATISDEGVFTLEGTALAEALAIMDEHKAIAEARETYRLSQPVPETEVVGKTLFVKLEGIEIGTAQIYRGKNVILNGIVTSRSKAVAHFVKQHKLQQENNHDSQ; encoded by the coding sequence ATGGCTAACTCATTCAAGCAAATGACCAAGGCCGGTGTAATTAAGCGCACCGATACCGGGATGTTTATCGCTCTTTCCGATATCCACGTTCGTGAAGGTTTCAACAAGCGTGAAGACGATGAACGCACCCGCCAGGCTGATAATGACCTGTTCAACTATCTGATGAACGGCGGATCAGTTCCACCGATTGAAGTTATCGCGCGTGATGAAGGTGGTGTTTGGGTTGTTGAAGGTCACCGCCGTCGCCGCTGCTATGCGCGCTGTGCTGAAGCTGGCAAGCCAGTAGACCGCATACACATCATGCCGTTCAACGGTAACGATGTGCAGCGCCTGGCGCGCATCATGACCAGTAATAACCAGCTGCCGCTCTCCGATATGGAACAGGCTGCAGTTATTCAGGAGCTGCATAACGCCTTCAACCAGACCACCAGCGAGATCGCAAAACTGGTCAATAAGTCAGTGGCCACGGTAGAGAAGTTGCTGCTTCTGAGCACGGCGAACCATGACGTTCAACAGGAAGTTAAATCCGGTGCGGTGTCAGTCGATGTCGCAGTCGATCGCGTCATGGAGTATGGCGAACAGGCCGGAAAAGTTCTCCAGCACGATAAGGCTGTAGCGGCAGCCCAAGGGAAAACGAAAGTTACCCGCAGTTCTATCGCTCCTGAACTCAGCGTAAAGAACGCGCGCCGGTTCGTTGAGCTTATGGCTCAGGCCACGATCAGTGATGAAGGTGTTTTCACGCTTGAAGGAACTGCCCTTGCTGAAGCGCTGGCCATTATGGACGAGCACAAAGCAATAGCGGAAGCGCGTGAAACATACCGCCTGTCACAGCCAGTGCCTGAAACAGAGGTGGTAGGAAAAACGCTTTTCGTGAAACTGGAAGGAATTGAGATCGGTACCGCTCAAATCTATCGCGGCAAGAACGTCATCCTGAATGGGATCGTCACCAGCCGGTCAAAGGCTGTTGCCCACTTCGTTAAGCAACACAAACTGCAGCAGGAAAATAATCATGACAGCCAATAA
- the pgsA gene encoding CDP-diacylglycerol--glycerol-3-phosphate 3-phosphatidyltransferase, translating to MRFNIPTLLTLFRVVLIPFFVLAFYLPVVWAPFACALIFLVAAVTDWFDGYLARRWNQSTRFGAFLDPVADKVMVAIAMVLVAEHYHTWWVTLPAATMIGREIIISALREWMAELGKRSSVAVSWIGKVKTTAQMAALVWMLWRPNAWVEWAGIGLLWVAAVLTLWSMLQYLNAARGDLLEQ from the coding sequence ATGCGATTTAATATCCCTACGTTGCTCACCCTTTTTCGCGTCGTACTTATCCCATTCTTTGTGCTGGCATTTTACCTGCCGGTGGTATGGGCACCTTTTGCCTGTGCGCTCATCTTCCTCGTGGCGGCGGTCACGGACTGGTTTGACGGTTATCTGGCGCGTCGCTGGAACCAGAGCACGCGGTTTGGCGCCTTCCTCGATCCGGTCGCCGATAAAGTAATGGTTGCAATCGCGATGGTGCTGGTGGCTGAGCATTATCACACCTGGTGGGTAACGCTGCCGGCGGCAACAATGATTGGCCGGGAGATCATCATCTCCGCGCTGCGCGAGTGGATGGCGGAGTTGGGTAAACGCAGCAGCGTGGCGGTCTCCTGGATCGGTAAAGTCAAAACCACCGCACAAATGGCTGCGCTGGTATGGATGCTGTGGCGTCCAAACGCCTGGGTTGAGTGGGCAGGAATCGGTCTGCTGTGGGTTGCAGCTGTGCTGACGCTGTGGTCGATGCTGCAATATCTGAACGCTGCACGCGGTGATTTGCTTGAACAGTGA